Proteins encoded by one window of Engraulis encrasicolus isolate BLACKSEA-1 chromosome 23, IST_EnEncr_1.0, whole genome shotgun sequence:
- the cebpg gene encoding CCAAT/enhancer-binding protein gamma isoform X2, with product MQPGAGLQQVPQLVPVSSGGGGKAAPPSGRLKKNSGGGGGGGGGGGSMDKESDEYRQRRERNNLAVKKSRMRSKQKAADTQQRVNELKEENERLEAKIKLLSKELSVLKDLFLEHAHNLADAPPPHGAPPTGPVAVETCVQPSHNNNNNNNNIKGSGAGP from the exons atgcagcccGGAGCAGGActgcaacag gtgccTCAGCTTGTGCCGGTTAGTAGTGGGGGCGGTGGCAAGGCTGCCCCCCCTAGTGGCCGGCTGAAGAAgaacagcggaggaggaggaggaggaggagggggcggagGGTCGATGGacaaag AGAGTGATGAGTATcgccagaggagggagaggaacaaCTTGGCGGTGAAGAAGAGTCGCATGCGGAGCAAGCAGAAAGCAGCCGACACACAGCAGAGAGTCAACGagctcaag GAGGAGAATGAACGCTTGGAGGCGAAGATCAAGCTCCTGAGTAAGGAACTGAGCGTGCTCAAAGATCTCTTCCTGGAACACGCCCACAACCTGGCCGACGCCCCGCCCCCTCACGGAGCCCCGCCCACCGGGCCTGTTGCCGTGGAGACCTGCGTGCAGCCctcgcacaacaacaacaacaataacaacaacatcaaGGGCAGCGGGGCCGGGccctga
- the cebpg gene encoding CCAAT/enhancer-binding protein gamma isoform X1 gives MQPGAGLQQVPQLVPVSSGGGGKAAPPSGRLKKNSGGGGGGGGGGGSMDKGVCESDEYRQRRERNNLAVKKSRMRSKQKAADTQQRVNELKEENERLEAKIKLLSKELSVLKDLFLEHAHNLADAPPPHGAPPTGPVAVETCVQPSHNNNNNNNNIKGSGAGP, from the exons atgcagcccGGAGCAGGActgcaacag gtgccTCAGCTTGTGCCGGTTAGTAGTGGGGGCGGTGGCAAGGCTGCCCCCCCTAGTGGCCGGCTGAAGAAgaacagcggaggaggaggaggaggaggagggggcggagGGTCGATGGacaaaggtgtgtgtg AGAGTGATGAGTATcgccagaggagggagaggaacaaCTTGGCGGTGAAGAAGAGTCGCATGCGGAGCAAGCAGAAAGCAGCCGACACACAGCAGAGAGTCAACGagctcaag GAGGAGAATGAACGCTTGGAGGCGAAGATCAAGCTCCTGAGTAAGGAACTGAGCGTGCTCAAAGATCTCTTCCTGGAACACGCCCACAACCTGGCCGACGCCCCGCCCCCTCACGGAGCCCCGCCCACCGGGCCTGTTGCCGTGGAGACCTGCGTGCAGCCctcgcacaacaacaacaacaataacaacaacatcaaGGGCAGCGGGGCCGGGccctga
- the cebpg gene encoding CCAAT/enhancer-binding protein gamma isoform X3, producing MPSQQKQPMTDQNGVSVIQSQTLSSATMQPGAGLQQVPQLVPVSSGGGGKAAPPSGRLKKNSGGGGGGGGGGGSMDKGVCESDEYRQRRERNNLAVKKSRMRSKQKAADTQQRVNELKEENERLEAKIKLLSKELSVLKDLFLEHAHNLADAPPPHGAPPTGPVAVETCVQPSHNNNNNNNNIKGSGAGP from the exons ATGCCGTCGCAGCAGAAGCAGCCAATGACGGACCAGAACGGAGTCAGCGTCATCCAGAGCCAGacgctctctagcgccaccatgCAGCCCGGAGCAGGActgcaacag gtgccTCAGCTTGTGCCGGTTAGTAGTGGGGGCGGTGGCAAGGCTGCCCCCCCTAGTGGCCGGCTGAAGAAgaacagcggaggaggaggaggaggaggagggggcggagGGTCGATGGacaaaggtgtgtgtg AGAGTGATGAGTATcgccagaggagggagaggaacaaCTTGGCGGTGAAGAAGAGTCGCATGCGGAGCAAGCAGAAAGCAGCCGACACACAGCAGAGAGTCAACGagctcaag GAGGAGAATGAACGCTTGGAGGCGAAGATCAAGCTCCTGAGTAAGGAACTGAGCGTGCTCAAAGATCTCTTCCTGGAACACGCCCACAACCTGGCCGACGCCCCGCCCCCTCACGGAGCCCCGCCCACCGGGCCTGTTGCCGTGGAGACCTGCGTGCAGCCctcgcacaacaacaacaacaataacaacaacatcaaGGGCAGCGGGGCCGGGccctga
- the cebpa gene encoding CCAAT/enhancer-binding protein alpha: MEQQNLYEVAPAHHRPLPIITPSQPAGQPAFYYKEPAPSSVTNGHGHGHGHGDLTEIYENENSIDITAYIDPAAFNDEFLADLFHNNTHKLQQTQQEKLKLASNGEYGEYQGAPQGSVPQGYGCMPGGYMDSSNSKLEPIYGDNRMRPLAIKQEPQEEDGHGHGDLGGHAMPPTYHHHPPHPHLHPQHMPHLEYQIAHCAQTSMHLQASGHPTPPPTPVPSPRALTPGNGMKMMGDHHHHRGKSGKKNVDKSSMEYRLRRERNNIAVRKSRDKAKMRNVETQHKVLELSTDNDRLRKRVEHLTRELETLRGIFRQLPDGSFVKSMGSCP; encoded by the exons ATGGAGCAGCAGAACCTCTACGAGGTCGCGCCCGCGCACCACCGACCACTACCGATCATCACCCCGAGCCAGCCCGCCGGCCAGCCAGCCTTCTACTACAAGGAGCCCGCGCCCTCCTCCGTCACCAACgggcacggacacggacacgggcaCGGAGACCTCACGGAGATCTACGAGAACGAGAACTCCATCGACATCACCGCCTACATCGACCCCGCCGCCTTTAACGACGAGTTCCTCGCGGACTTGTTCCACAACAACACGCACAAACTACAACAGACCCAACAAGAGAAACTCAAGCTGGCGTCTAACGGGGAGTACGGGGAGTACCAGGGCGCGCCCCAGGGCTCCGTACCTCAGGGCTACGGCTGCATGCCTGGTGGTTACATGGACTCCTCCAACTCCAAGCTCGAGCCCATCTACGGTGACAACCGCATGAGACCCCTCGCGATCAAGCAGGAGCCGCAAGAAGAAGACGGTCACGGTCACGGGGACCTGGGTGGTCACGCGATGCCCCCGacgtaccaccaccacccccctcacccccacctgcACCCGCAGCACATGCCCCATCTGGAGTACCAG ATCGCCCACTGCGCCCAGACCAGCATGCACCTGCAGGCCTCCGGGCACCCGACACCCCCACCGACCCCCGTACCCAGCCCGCGCGCACTTACTCCCGGTAACGGGATGAAGATGATGGgcgaccaccaccatcaccgggGAAAGTCCGGCAAGAAGAACGTGGACAAGAGCAGCATGGAGTACCGACTGAGGCGCGAGAGGAACAACATCGCCGTGAGGAAGAGTCGCGACAAGGCCAAGATGCGGAACGTGGAGACGCAGCACAAGGTGCTCGAGCTGTCCACGGACAACGACAGGCTGCGGAAGCGCGTGGAGCACCTCACGCGGGAGCTGGAGACGCTACGAGGGATCTTCAGGCAGCTGCCGGACGGCTCGTTCGTCAAGTCCATGGGCAGCTGTCCGTAG
- the cebpg gene encoding CCAAT/enhancer-binding protein gamma isoform X4, which translates to MPSQQKQPMTDQNGVSVIQSQTLSSATMQPGAGLQQVPQLVPVSSGGGGKAAPPSGRLKKNSGGGGGGGGGGGSMDKESDEYRQRRERNNLAVKKSRMRSKQKAADTQQRVNELKEENERLEAKIKLLSKELSVLKDLFLEHAHNLADAPPPHGAPPTGPVAVETCVQPSHNNNNNNNNIKGSGAGP; encoded by the exons ATGCCGTCGCAGCAGAAGCAGCCAATGACGGACCAGAACGGAGTCAGCGTCATCCAGAGCCAGacgctctctagcgccaccatgCAGCCCGGAGCAGGActgcaacag gtgccTCAGCTTGTGCCGGTTAGTAGTGGGGGCGGTGGCAAGGCTGCCCCCCCTAGTGGCCGGCTGAAGAAgaacagcggaggaggaggaggaggaggagggggcggagGGTCGATGGacaaag AGAGTGATGAGTATcgccagaggagggagaggaacaaCTTGGCGGTGAAGAAGAGTCGCATGCGGAGCAAGCAGAAAGCAGCCGACACACAGCAGAGAGTCAACGagctcaag GAGGAGAATGAACGCTTGGAGGCGAAGATCAAGCTCCTGAGTAAGGAACTGAGCGTGCTCAAAGATCTCTTCCTGGAACACGCCCACAACCTGGCCGACGCCCCGCCCCCTCACGGAGCCCCGCCCACCGGGCCTGTTGCCGTGGAGACCTGCGTGCAGCCctcgcacaacaacaacaacaataacaacaacatcaaGGGCAGCGGGGCCGGGccctga